The following coding sequences are from one Oncorhynchus kisutch isolate 150728-3 linkage group LG23, Okis_V2, whole genome shotgun sequence window:
- the LOC109868069 gene encoding protein prune homolog 2-like isoform X1: MDLASHSKTTSEGAEGRPAPPNSLPLQGAPGGPSQRKKLSAPCISLSLDQSEDDALETPDDLDINVDDLDTPDDADYLDYTDNELDWEEPPTGEKETCEPIPTCSTEEERQDGNLCRAVVIGEQEHRINMKIIEPYQRVISHGGYYGNGVNAIIVFAACFLPDSDSEDYHEIMEHLFLYVISTLELMVAEDYMIIYLNGATPHRRMPGLGWLKKCYQMIDRRLRKNLKSFIIVHPSWFIRTILALTRPFISTKFSNKIKYVNSLAELQELIPMEHVHIPECIISLDEELKEAAVSSTVSSFLQGPEPTPGRPEADKTNANNS, encoded by the exons ATGGACCTGGCATCTCACAGTAAGACGACCTCCGAGGGGGCCGAGGGCAGACCAG ccCCTCCCAATTCACTGCCCCTGCAGGGTGCTCCAGGTGGCCCGTCCCAGAGGAAGAAGCTCTCCGCCCCATGTATCAGCCTCTCATTGGACCAGAGCGAGGACGACGCCCTAGAGACGCCCGACGACCTTGACATTAACGTGGACGACCTGGACACGCCCGATGATGCAGACTATCTGGACTACACCGACAATGAGCTGGACTGGGAGG AACCCCCAACAGGGGAGAAGGAGACGTGTGAGCCGATTCCCACATGTAGCACGGAGGAGGAGCGTCAGGATGGGAATCTGTGTAGGGCAGTGGTCATCGGAGAGCAGGAACACCGCATTAACATGAAGATCATTGAGCCCTACCAGAGAGTTATCTCCCATGGAG GGTACTATGGAAATGGAGTGAACGCCATCATAGTGTTTGCGGCGTGTTTCCTCCCTGACAGCGACAGTGAGGACTACCATGAAATCATGGAGCATCTCTTCCT GTATGTGATCAGCACGTTGGAGCTGATGGTGGCAGAAGACTATATGATCATCTACTTGAACGGAGCCACGCCCCACAGGAGGATGCCTGGACTGGGCTGGCTCAAGAAGTGTTACCAGATGATTGACAGGAG GCTCAGGAAGAATTTGAAATCCTTCATCATCGTCCACCCGTCCTGGTTTATACGGACCATACTAGCCCTCACTCGGCCCTTcatcag CACCAAGTTCAGCAATAAGATCAAGTATGTGAACAGCCTGGCTGAGCTGCAGGAACTCATCCCCATGGAACACGTCCACATCCCAGAGTGCATCATTAG TCTTGACGAGGAGCTGAAGGAAGCGGCGGTGAGCTCAAC AGTGAGCAGTTTCCTCCAGGGACCCGAGCCGACGCCGGGGAGACCTGA AGCCGATAAAACCAACGCGAACAACTCCTAG
- the LOC109868069 gene encoding protein prune homolog 2-like isoform X2, producing the protein MDLASHSKTTSEGAEGRPAPPNSLPLQGAPGGPSQRKKLSAPCISLSLDQSEDDALETPDDLDINVDDLDTPDDADYLDYTDNELDWEEPPTGEKETCEPIPTCSTEEERQDGNLCRAVVIGEQEHRINMKIIEPYQRVISHGGYYGNGVNAIIVFAACFLPDSDSEDYHEIMEHLFLYVISTLELMVAEDYMIIYLNGATPHRRMPGLGWLKKCYQMIDRRLRKNLKSFIIVHPSWFIRTILALTRPFISTKFSNKIKYVNSLAELQELIPMEHVHIPECIISLDEELKEAAVSSTVSSFLQGPEPTPGRPE; encoded by the exons ATGGACCTGGCATCTCACAGTAAGACGACCTCCGAGGGGGCCGAGGGCAGACCAG ccCCTCCCAATTCACTGCCCCTGCAGGGTGCTCCAGGTGGCCCGTCCCAGAGGAAGAAGCTCTCCGCCCCATGTATCAGCCTCTCATTGGACCAGAGCGAGGACGACGCCCTAGAGACGCCCGACGACCTTGACATTAACGTGGACGACCTGGACACGCCCGATGATGCAGACTATCTGGACTACACCGACAATGAGCTGGACTGGGAGG AACCCCCAACAGGGGAGAAGGAGACGTGTGAGCCGATTCCCACATGTAGCACGGAGGAGGAGCGTCAGGATGGGAATCTGTGTAGGGCAGTGGTCATCGGAGAGCAGGAACACCGCATTAACATGAAGATCATTGAGCCCTACCAGAGAGTTATCTCCCATGGAG GGTACTATGGAAATGGAGTGAACGCCATCATAGTGTTTGCGGCGTGTTTCCTCCCTGACAGCGACAGTGAGGACTACCATGAAATCATGGAGCATCTCTTCCT GTATGTGATCAGCACGTTGGAGCTGATGGTGGCAGAAGACTATATGATCATCTACTTGAACGGAGCCACGCCCCACAGGAGGATGCCTGGACTGGGCTGGCTCAAGAAGTGTTACCAGATGATTGACAGGAG GCTCAGGAAGAATTTGAAATCCTTCATCATCGTCCACCCGTCCTGGTTTATACGGACCATACTAGCCCTCACTCGGCCCTTcatcag CACCAAGTTCAGCAATAAGATCAAGTATGTGAACAGCCTGGCTGAGCTGCAGGAACTCATCCCCATGGAACACGTCCACATCCCAGAGTGCATCATTAG TCTTGACGAGGAGCTGAAGGAAGCGGCGGTGAGCTCAAC AGTGAGCAGTTTCCTCCAGGGACCCGAGCCGACGCCGGGGAGACCTGAGTGA